Proteins encoded by one window of Vigna radiata var. radiata cultivar VC1973A chromosome 5, Vradiata_ver6, whole genome shotgun sequence:
- the LOC106760446 gene encoding transcription factor MYBS3-like: MGIARKCSYCGKLGHNSRTCKSPLGHGYLKLFGVQLDISSSSSSSTVSFSSPSYSAMTNHFFSLSPSFRDQNQNSDAYLLTANTLLSRIQDTKKGVAWTEEEHRVFLLGLQKLGKGNWRDISKSFVKTRTPVQVASHAQKYFLRQSHKTKHPRTLFQLPSSSTSTSSSSNCTAPMPHPDLELKLATPTPLELYIADA; the protein is encoded by the exons ATGGGAATAGCCAGAAAATGTTCATATTGTGGAAAATTAGGTCACAATTCAAGGACTTGTAAAAGTCCTCTCGGTCACGGATACCTGAAGCTCTTTGGAGTGCAGCTTgacatttcttcttcttcttcatcttctactGTTTCCTTTTCTTCACCTTCATATTCTGCCATGACCAACCACTTCTTCTCTTTATCTCCTTCCTTTCGtgatcaaaatcaaaattcagaTGCTTACTTACTCACTGCCAACACCCTCCTATCGAGAATTCAAGACacaaaaaaag GTGTGGCATGGACAGAGGAAGAACACAGGGTGTTTCTCTTAGGGCTACAGAAGCTGGGGAAGGGAAACTGGAGAGACATATCGAAAAGTTTTGTCAAAACAAGAACACCTGTGCAAGTTGCAAGTCATGCACAGAAGTATTTTCTCCGACAAtctcacaaaacaaaacacccTCGTACCTTGTTCCAGCTCCCTTCCTCTTCAACTTCcacttcatcttcatctaatTGCACTGCTCCGATGCCACACCCAGATTTAGAACTCAAACTCGCAACTCCCACGCCATTGGAGCTATATATAGCAGATGCATGA
- the LOC106761693 gene encoding abscisic acid receptor PYL2-like translates to MNEDEEEEEHQHPFPSLQYETLSKNQTHKAKPKGQIKRKLTVMASEALLQLGLTLEEFTELESTINTHHKFAPSPKICTSIIAQRIEAPAHTVWPLVRSFDNPQKYKHFIKSCNMRSGDGGVGSIREVTVVSGLPASTSTERLEILDDVNHLLSFRVVGGEHRLHNYRSVTSVNEFNKDGKVYTVVLESYVVDIPEGNTGVDTKMFVDTVVKLNLQKLGEVAMATILH, encoded by the coding sequence ATGaatgaagacgaagaagaagaagaacaccAACATCCTTTCCCTTCGTTACAGTACGAAACGCTCTCAAAAAACCAGACACACAAAGCAAAGCCAAAAGGtcaaatcaaaagaaaactAACCGTTATGGCTTCAGAAGCACTGCTTCAGCTAGGTCTAACCCTAGAGGAATTCACCGAACTGGAGAGCACCATCAACACGCACCACAAGTTCGCGCCATCCCCCAAAATCTGCACCTCCATCATAGCGCAGCGTATCGAGGCTCCCGCGCACACGGTCTGGCCCCTCGTTCGAAGCTTCGACAACCCGCAGAAGTACAAGCACTTCATCAAGAGCTGCAACATGCGCTCCGGCGACGGCGGCGTCGGCAGCATCCGGGAGGTCACCGTCGTGTCCGGTCTCCCTGCCTCCACCAGCACCGAGCGCCTCGAGATTCTCGACGACGTCAACCACCTTCTCAGCTTCCGCGTGGTCGGCGGCGAGCACAGGCTCCACAACTACCGCTCCGTGACGTCGGTGAACGAGTTCAACAAGGACGGTAAGGTTTACACCGTTGTGTTGGAATCCTACGTTGTGGACATTCCCGAAGGGAACACCGGAGTGGATACCAAGATGTTTGTGGACACCGTCGTTAAGCTTAACCTTCAGAAACTTGGGGAGGTTGCCATGGCTACCATTCTGCACTGA